A genomic segment from Aspergillus puulaauensis MK2 DNA, chromosome 1, nearly complete sequence encodes:
- a CDS encoding MDR family NADP-dependent oxidoreductase (COG:S;~EggNog:ENOG410PM68;~InterPro:IPR041694,IPR013149,IPR036291,IPR011032, IPR020843;~PFAM:PF00107,PF13602,PF16884;~go_function: GO:0016491 - oxidoreductase activity [Evidence IEA];~go_process: GO:0055114 - oxidation-reduction process [Evidence IEA]) — protein MSRPTQTKCWIVSNKPHGTPTISGPDPTFTLTTKSLPSRIGPDQVLVKVLHLSNDPAQRSWINPTYPQERFYIKLIAEGEVMASLGVGEVVESTSSKFKPGDRISGVMGWAEYAVLGDQDLIVHVKPLPNGLGETHYLGAFGLTGLTAYFGLVKTAAVKEGEGVLVSGAAGATGSMVVQLAKRVLGCKYVVGIAGTEEKCRWVESLGADRCVNYKSPSFVQDLQEATKDRIDVYFDNVGGAVLDEALGVLNVHGRVVACGFIAGYNGDHGPPLRNWYNVVTMKLRIEGFVVLEYYNEADKAIEVIGKAVVEGKVQLEEKNETIIKGGLEDVPKVWMRLFEGANTGKLVTTLQ, from the exons ATGTCCCGTCCCACACAAACAAAATGCTGGATCGTCAGCAACAAACCCCATGGCACGCCCACCATATCGGGCCCCGATCCAACCTTCACTCTAACGACAAAGTCCCTCCCTTCAAGAATAGGCCCAGACCAAGTCCTAGTCAAAGTCCTACACCTCTCCAACGACCCCGCCCAACGCAGCTGGATAAACCCGACCTACCCGCAAGAGCGGTTCTACATTAAACTCATCGCAGAAGGCGAGGTCATGGCGTCCCTGGGCGTCGGCGAAGTCGTTGAATCGACATCATCCAAGTTCAAGCCCGGAGATCGTATCTCGGGGGTGATGGGGTGGGCGGAGTACGCGGTGCTCGGGGACCAGGATCTCATAGTACATGTGAAACCGCTGCCGAATGGGCTGGGCGAGACGCATTATCTGGGTGCGTTTGGACTGACTGGGTTGACGGCTTATTTCGGGTTGGTCAAAACTGCGGCCGTTAAGGAGGGTGAAGGGGTTCTTGTTTCTGGGGCTGCGGGGGCGACGGGGAGTATGGTTGTGCAGCTTGCGAAGAGGGTGCTGGGCTGTAAGTATGTTGTTGGGATTGCAGGGACGGAGGAGAAATGTCGGTGGGTTGAATCGTTGGGTGCTGATAGAT GCGTCAATTACAAATCGCCATCATTTGTGCAAGACCTCCAGGAGGCGACGAAAGACCGTATCGATGTTTACTTTGATAATGTCGGCGGAGCAGTCTTGGACGAAGCGCTCGGGGTGCTCAATGTCCATGGCCGAGTTGTCGCTTGTGGGTTTATTGCTGGGTACAATGGAGATCATGGTCCGCCGCTGCGCAACTGGTATAATGTCGTCACCATGAAGCTTCGGATCGAGGGGTTTGTTGTCTTAGAGTATTACAATGAGGCGGACAAGGCGATCGAGGTTATAGGGAAGGCCGTTGTTGAAGGGAAAGTGCagctggaggaaaagaaCGAGACGATCATCAAAGGAGGATTGGAGGATGTGCCGAAAGTCTGGATGAGACTATTCGAAGGAGCCAATACTGGGAAGCTGGTGACGACTCTTCAATAG
- a CDS encoding NAD(P)-dependent alcohol dehydrogenase (COG:Q;~EggNog:ENOG410PJ3Q;~InterPro:IPR013154,IPR013149,IPR002328,IPR036291, IPR011032,IPR020843;~PFAM:PF00107,PF08240,PF13602;~go_function: GO:0008270 - zinc ion binding [Evidence IEA];~go_function: GO:0016491 - oxidoreductase activity [Evidence IEA];~go_process: GO:0055114 - oxidation-reduction process [Evidence IEA]) translates to MTTDYKFEGWLGLDASAADGKMQWKEFEPKPWEETDIDVKISHCGICGSDLHTLRSGWGPTDYPCCVGHEIVGTAVRVGSQVKDIQVGDRVGFGAQSESCQGRKGDCAECAASNEPYCVKHFTGTYNGKYMNGGKSYGGYALYHRAPAHFAVKIPESLSSAAAAPMLCGGVTVYSPLKHFGCGPGKRVGIIGVGGLGHFGVLFAKALGAEVVAISRKADKREDALKMGAELYVSTQEDTEWMAQNKRSLDLIVCTVSSSKMPITDYVSLLKVDGTLVQVGVPEDGALTIPAAALVMNRVKLAGSLVGSPETIREMLQLAADQKVQPWIQERPMKDANQAIVDMHNGDARYRYVLVNEN, encoded by the exons ATGACCACCGATTACAAGTTCGAAGGCTGGCTCGGCCTTGACGCTAGCGCCGCCGATGGCAAGATGCAGTGGAAGGAGTTTGAGCCCAAGCCCTGGGAGGAAACAGACATCGACGTCAAGATCTCGCACTGCGGTATCTGTGGGTCAGACCTGCACACTCTACGAAGCGGTTGG GGCCCAACAGACTACCCCTGCTGCGTCGGACACGAGATCGTCGGCACGGCCGTGCGCGTCGGCTCCCAAGTCAAAGACATCCAAGTTGGCGACCGGGTCGGATTCGGCGCCCAGAGCGAATCCTGCCAGGGACGCAAGGGCGACTGCGCCGAATGCGCCGCCTCCAACGAACCCTACTGCGTGAAGCACTTCACGGGCACATACAACGGCAAATACATGAACGGCGGAAAGTCGTACGGCGGGTACGCTTTGTACCACCGCGCCCCTGCGCACTTCGCCGTTAAGATCCCCGAGTCTCTATCCTCGGCTGCTGCGGCACCGATGCTGTGCGGTGGTGTGACTGTCTATTCGCCGCTGAAGCACTTCGGATGTGGCCCTGGCAAGCGGGTAGGAATtattggtgttggtggactTGGACACTTTGGTGTTTTGTTCGCGAAGGCGCTGGGAGCAGAGGTTGTGGCTATTTCCAGAAAGGCAGATAAGCGCGAGGATGCGCTGAAGATGGGCGCTGAGCTTTACGTCTCGACGCAGGAGGATACGGAGTGGATGGCGCAGAACAAGCGCTCGTTGGATCTGATTGTGTGCACTGTTTCCTCGTCTAAGATGCCCATCACGGACTACGTTTCCCTACTCAAGGTCGATGGGACGCTTGTCCAGGTTGGTGTCCCTGAGGACGGCGCCCTGACTATTCCTGCTGCGGCGTTGGTGATGAACCGCGTCAAGCTTGCTGGTTCCCTGGTCGGGTCCCCTGAGACTATCCGTGAGATGCTGCAGTTGGCTGCGGACCAGAAGGTGCAGCCCTGGATTCAGGAGCGACCGATGAAGGACGCGAACCAGGCGATTGTCGACATGCATAACGGCGATGCGCGGTACCGCTATGTGTTGGTCAACGAGaactag
- a CDS encoding S1 family serine peptidase (COG:O;~EggNog:ENOG410PUV2;~InterPro:IPR001314,IPR043504,IPR033116,IPR018114, IPR009003,IPR001254;~MEROPS:MER0002672;~PFAM:PF00089;~SECRETED:SignalP(1-20);~antiSMASH:Cluster_1.2;~go_function: GO:0004252 - serine-type endopeptidase activity [Evidence IEA];~go_process: GO:0006508 - proteolysis [Evidence IEA]), with protein sequence MKVSNILLPLLTSVISGAFAGEFIIGGDDTEIESYPYQISLHQDGEHNCGGSIVSKTHIVTAGHCLARVQNTSQLGVRAGSTYHAHGGQLLNVSAYHVHPRFNQTSLTHDVAVIKLSEPLELGPAVAPIRLASASAGYPETGTITNLTGWGSTDVDTPSLPDTLQVLEFPVADRGECIERWQHHKYQPLNVTDTMFCLSSFKDEETACHGDSGGPVAVDGTLVGIVSWGEPTCGSDYYPSVYSSVSVLRGWIDAQLRG encoded by the coding sequence ATGAAGGTCTCtaacatcctcctcccccttctcaCATCTGTCATATCCGGTGCCTTCGCCGGAGAATTCATCATCGGGGGCGACGACACCGAGATCGAATCCTACCCCTACCAAATCAGTCTCCATCAAGACGGCGAACACAACTGCGGCGGCAGCATCGTCAGCAAAACCCACATTGTCACCGCAGGCCACTGCCTCGCTCGGGTCCAGAACACCTCACAGCTAGGCGTGCGAGCCGGGTCAACCTACCACGCACACGGCGGCCAACTGCTCAACGTATCCGCCTACCACGTCCACCCACGCTTCAACCAAACGAGCCTCACCCACGACGTCGCTGTCATCAAATTATCCGAGCCCCTCGAGCTCGGCCCCGCCGTGGCACCCATCCGCCTCGCCTCTGCAAGCGCCGGCTATCCCGAAACAGGAACAATCACCAACCTGACTGGCTGGGGGTCGACGGATGTGGACACGCCGTCTCTACCAGATACACTGCAGGTGCTCGAGTTCCCTGTCGCTGATCGGGGTGAATGTATCGAGCGTTGGCAACACCATAAGTATCAACCTCTTAACGTCACCGACACCATGTTCTGCTTGAGCAgcttcaaggacgaggaaACTGCGTGCCATGGAGATAGTGGCGGGCCCGTTGCTGTTGATGGCACGCTTGTGGGTATTGTCTCGTGGGGAGAACCCACCTGCGGCAGTGATTACTACCCGAGTGTTTATTCGAGTGTTTCTGTTCTTAGGGGATGGATAGATGCTCAATTGCGTGGCTAG
- a CDS encoding TNT domain-containing protein (COG:S;~EggNog:ENOG410PPMZ;~InterPro:IPR025331;~PFAM:PF14021;~SECRETED:SignalP(1-19)), which produces MHFHKLLLALGAVAPAVFAQDQLESLFPRHCFPDPCKGITSTNNTYVCGDSRLGPVKYPTKFPLRTELRTYSRFGSLCPAEFLEKWATSVQPDGGYIYPPSNGFIVDTENVAIIGNVSLPVGQKLDRFGSEYGTFLAPLGSPYIERSLPPSNLVTYDGEYPFNYHVYQVTTEFVVGLGPIAPWFEQPGLGTQFVAPMNVLGLIDGGFLKRLEPSEYDERVEYSNSYTDGPN; this is translated from the exons ATGCATTTCCACAAACTCCTGTTGGCATTAGGCGCAGTAGCACCAGCTGTCTTTGCGCAGGACCAGCTTGAG TCCCTATTCCCTCGACACTGCTTCCCAGACCCCTGCAAGGGCATCACATCCACAAACAACACCTACGTCTGCGGCGACTCCCGGCTCGGTCCAGTCAAATACCCAACCAAATTCCCCCTCCGGACTGAACTACGCACATACTCGCGCTTCGGCTCGCTCTGCCCCGCCGAGTTCCTCGAAAAATGGGCCACATCGGTACAACCTGATGGGGGATACATCTACCCGCCCTCCAacggcttcatcgtcgacacCGAGAATGTCGCCATCATAGGCAACGTCTCCCTGCCCGTGGGTCAGAAGCTGGACCGCTTCGGGTCCGAGTACGGCACGTTCCTAGCACCCTTGGGGTCGCCGTATATTGAGCGGTCGTTGCCGCCGAGTAACTTGGTTACGTATGACGGGGAGTATCCGTTTAATTATCATGTTTACCAGGTGACGACGGAGTTTGTGGTGGGGCTGGGCCCGATTGCGCCGTGGTTTGAGCAGCCTGGCCTGGGGACACAGTTTGTCGCGCCCATGAATGTGCTGGGGTTGATTGACGGTGGGTTTTTGAAGAGGTTGGAGCCGAGTGAATATGATGAGCGCGTGGAGTACTCGAATTCGTACACTGACGGGCCgaattaa
- the RPP2B_1 gene encoding ribosomal protein P2 (COG:J;~EggNog:ENOG410PRUB;~InterPro:IPR044076,IPR038716,IPR027534;~PFAM:PF00428;~antiSMASH:Cluster_1.2;~go_component: GO:0005840 - ribosome [Evidence IEA];~go_component: GO:0022625 - cytosolic large ribosomal subunit [Evidence IEA];~go_function: GO:0003735 - structural constituent of ribosome [Evidence IEA];~go_process: GO:0002182 - cytoplasmic translational elongation [Evidence IEA];~go_process: GO:0006414 - translational elongation [Evidence IEA]) translates to MKHLAAYLLLTLGGNSEPSAEDIKEVLASVGIDADQGRLGQLLNELRGRDINELIAEGTSKLATGIGSNTGGGGDRGQEAGNGAGDDGSGSANGGTDGDGDGDDDEDDDFGLGLFG, encoded by the exons ATGAAGCACCTCGCCGCatacctcctcctcaccctcggcgGGAACAGCGAGCCCTCGGCAGAAGACATCAAGGAGGTTCTCGCATCGGTCGGTATAGACGCTGACCAAGGCCGTCTGGGGCAGCTCTTGAACGAGTTACGCGGGCGGGATATCAACGAG TTGATCGCCGAGGGCACGTCCAAGCTCGCTACAGGCATTGGGTCCAACACCGGGGGTGGTGGCGATAGGGGCCAGGAGGCTGGAAATGGTGCAGGAGATGATGGATCTGGGTCGGCGAATGGGGGAACtgacggggacggggacggggacgatgatgaggatgatgactttggattgggattgttTGGGTGA
- a CDS encoding zinc-binding alcohol dehydrogenase family protein (COG:C;~EggNog:ENOG410PIXQ;~InterPro:IPR036291,IPR020843,IPR013154,IPR011032;~PFAM:PF08240;~go_function: GO:0016491 - oxidoreductase activity [Evidence IEA];~go_process: GO:0055114 - oxidation-reduction process [Evidence IEA]), producing the protein MPNMKEALVHKGPTVEIVDSPIPSPRPDEVLIKVVASGTNPKDWKLPEWLDRAGNQGDDIAGIVEAVGDKVFEFKPGDRVAAFHEMVTPGGSYAEYAIAWQHTTIHLPKHISFEEAATIPLAALTSVAVLYHHLALPEPWRPATSSIPLVIYGGASAIGAYAIQLAQKSNIHPIITVAGRGAPFVESLIDRSKGDTIVDYRKGDEAVISGIKDALKGAKLLHTYDCVSEGSSYINLGNVVSPGGKIVTVLPGKDYPGVSDGVEVIKNSVGCVHQDQKDLGYVYFRYLAKGLLDGWFKPHPHEVVPGGLGGLEKALTNLKEGNASATKYVVRIGETNGVSS; encoded by the exons ATGCCTAACATGAAGGAAGCTTTGGTGCACAAAGGACCGACCGTCGAGATTGTCGACAGCCCCATCCCTAGCCCTCGGCCAGATGAGGTTTTGATAAAGGTTGTCGCCAGTGGAACCAACCCGAAAGATTG GAAACTCCCAGAATGGTTGGATAGAGCGGGAAACCAAGGCGATGACATTGCGGGTATCGTCGAGGCAGTTGGCGACAAGGTGTTCGAGTTCAAGCCGGGCGACCGCGTTGCTGCCTTCCATGAGATGGTGACACCCGGTGGCAGCTATGCTGAGTACGCTATTGCCTGGCAGCATACTACAATTCACCTCCCGAAGCATATTTCCTTCGAGG AGGCCGCAACAATCCCGCTAGCGGCATTGACTTCCGTCGCTGTGTTGTACCATCATCTTGCACTTCCAGAGCCATGGCGTCCGGCAACTTCCTCAATCCCATTGGTGATTTACGGAGGAGCATCAGCAATCGGGGCTTATGCTATCCAACTTGCCCAAAAGAGCAACATCCATCCTATCATTACCGTTGCTGGACGCGGCGCCCCTTTCGTTGAAAGTCTTATCGATCGATCCAAGGGCGATACCATTGTGGATTACCGCAAGGGCGACGAAGCTGTGATCTCTGGAATTAAAGATGCCTTGAAGGGCgccaagctgctgcacacTTATGACTGTGTTAGCGAGGGCTCAAGCTACATCAACCTAGGAAATGTTGTCTCGCCCGGAGGCAAGATTGTTACCGTCCTCCCCGGCAAGGACTACCCGGGAGTGTcggatggcgttgaggtgATCAAGAACTCCGTTGGCTGCGTCCACCAGGACCAAAAGGATTTAGGGTACGTCTACTTTCGATACCTTGCCAAGGGATTGCTCGACGGATGGTTTAAACCACATCCGCACGAGGTCGTTCCCGGTGGACTTGGGGGGTTAGAGAAGGCCTTGACAAACCTGAAGGAGGGCAATGCCAGTGCTACCAAGTATGTTGTGCGCATTGGGGAGACCAATGGAGTGAGTTCGTGA
- a CDS encoding uncharacterized protein (InterPro:IPR012942;~PFAM:PF07985) encodes MLYLTTGVCDRAGTVDISESLSTEQLQRPLKKGDKIRILDLLDVPVFFEVKTDDFQAHRRIGNVVYTAQEPILQYVSYQSLKRRIESACESPNLAFCSLRIQHTLIGRNTITGEPEADFKSKSMNEVHRIFAAALQIWEESSIWAEIKDILSSAATADKITKIIGFRCGRMPASDDVPHTSYNAAFQHALLLTLQQFVEESWGHEVICAVPDPAYTDWDIYPFFALLELMS; translated from the exons ATGTTGTATCTGACCACCGGAGTATGTGATCGGGCTGGGACTGTCGATATTTCTGAGTCTCTCTCAACT GAACAGTTACAACGGCCGCTCAAAAAAGGAGACAAAATACGAATTCTTGATCTCCTGGATGTACCTGTCTTCTTCGAAGTGAAAACGGACGATTTTCAGGCCCACCGGCGCATCGGCAACGTAGTTTATACAGC ACAAGAGCCAATCTTGCAATACGTCTCCTACCAGTCTCTCAAAAGGCGAATTGAATCAGCCTGTGAAAGCCCCAATTTGGCGTTCTGTAGCCTGCGCATTCAACATACCCTAATCGGTCGTAACACGATTACTGGTGAGCCTGAAGCAGACTTTAAATCTAAGTCAATGAATGAAGTCCATCGTATATTTGCTGCCGCTCTTCAGATATGGGAAGAGAGCAGTATATGGGCAGAAATCAAAGACATTCTATCATCTGCAGCTACTGCAGACAAGATAACCAAGATCATCGGATTCAGATGCGGGAGAATGCCTGCTTCAGATGATGTGCCTCACACGTCATACAACGCTGCTTTTCAACATGCATTGCTCCTGACGCTGCAACAGTTTGTGGAGGAGAGTTGGGGCCATGAAGTTATATGCGCTGTCCCGGACCCCGCCTACACCGACTGGGATATATATCCGTTCTTCGCTCTTCTGGAATTAATGTCCTGA
- a CDS encoding uncharacterized protein (COG:S;~EggNog:ENOG410PQC7;~TransMembrane:6 (o31-52i119-139o145-171i192-217o237-258i318-339o)): MAISHLVRRADEAFVQSGVIEPSLPDSPWRILLFIFSVVGFGFAIFVINYTYGALVPTLAIVEDSDSDLLLRVDNDPANKQPGDPTAQDMGVEGVAAKPITSKLRTTVRHLRARGGRLAIFRGFGMAMLGGFIGMVPSFRVQYSVVWLLVAKLITAVLVANIHVAWVHIVISEPSSKSFYRRIPSFRSLPKVFPAFALMYVGSSTVAATITFLGLLIAGTENDTPVDFTKGVRESDFIIYTIALLVGFLVSVPAEVIFTRVAASTLPEEDESIVPFDRSFGGKVAPAVTGGGVLSIADAWNTFDRDGWKRYIKATVKAWLMQVAAIVLFSVLIVAQSVVQIRKEGSDKS; the protein is encoded by the exons ATGGCGATCTCACATCTGGTGCGTCGCGCCGACGAGGCCTTCGTCCAGAGCGGCGTCATCGAGCCCTCGTTGCCAGACTCCCCCTGGCGCATCTTGCTCTTTATCTTTTCGGTTGTAGGGTTTGGTTTCGCCATTTTCGTT ATCAATTACACTTATGGTGCACTAGTTCCAACTCTCGCTATCGTCGAGGACTCTGACTCAGATTTGCTTCTCCGCGTCGATAATGACCCTGCCAACAAGCAGCCTGGAGACCCGACGGCCCAAGACATGGGCGTCGAAGGCGTCGCCGCTAAGcccatcaccagcaagcTGCGCACAACCGTCCGCCATCTCCGTGCTCGCGGTGGCCGTCTCGCTATTTTCCGTGGGTTCGGCATGGCCATGCTTGGTGGCTTCATCGGAATGGTCCCTTCGTTCCGGGTGCAGTATTCGGTCGTCTGGCTACTCGTTGCTAAGCTTATCACCGCTGTTCTGGTGGCCAATATCCATGTCGCGTGGGTGCATATCGTGATCTCTGAGCCCTCTTCCAAGAGCTTTTACAGGCGTATTCCAAGCTTCCGGTCTCTGCCTAAAGTTTTCCCTGCATTCGCTTTGATGTACGTTGGCAGTTCTACTGTTGCCGCTACGATTACCTTCCTCGGCCTACTAATCGCCGGAACCGAAAACGACACGCCCGTTGACTTCACCAAGGGTGTTCGCGAGTCAGACTTTATAATATACACCATCGCTCTCTTAGttggcttcctcgtctcTGTTCCCGCCGAAGTTATTTTCACTCGTGTGGCAGCCTCGACGCTtcccgaagaggatgagtCTATCGTCCCGTTTGACCGCAGCTTCGGCGGAAAGGTCGCTCCAGCCGTCACTGGTGGCGGTGTATTGAGCATCGCCGACGCATGGAACACCTTTGACCGTGATGGCTGGAAGCGTTACATCAAGGCTACTGTGAAGGCCTGGCTTATGCAAGTCGCCGCCATCGTCCTGTTCTCGGTCTTGATCGTTGCCCAGTCTGTTGTTCAGATTCGAAAGGAGGGCAGCGACAAGTCCTAG
- the UBC15 gene encoding putative ubiquitin conjugating enzyme (COG:O;~EggNog:ENOG410PK18;~InterPro:IPR016135,IPR023313,IPR000608;~PFAM:PF00179) translates to MATTPAGRMLSRQLQYMQSDKDLPGISCGLVDNNVFEWEVMLMISDDVKLYGGGFFRARLSFPSEYPHMPPKMKFEPPLFHPNIYPNGEVCISILHPPEEDKYGYESAAERWSPVQTPETILLSVISMLSSPNDESAANVEAARLWRDDPKEFKKRVRKCVRESLGEE, encoded by the exons ATGGCCACCACACCAGCTGGCCGCATGCTGTCTCGCCAGCTCCAATACATGCAATCGGATAAAGATCTGCCAGGAATTAGTTGCGGCCTTGTGGATAACAATGTGTTTGAGTGGGAGGTCATGCTCATGATCTCTGACGATGTCAAACTCTATGGTG GCGGCTTTTTCCGTGCTAGACTTTCCTTCCCCTCTGAGTACCCTCACATGCCACCGAAGATGAAGTTTGAGCCACCTCTATTCCACCCCAACA TCTACCCCAATGGCGAAGTCTGCATTTCAATCCTCCACCCTCCAGAGGAAGATAAATACGGCTACGAGTCTGCCGCGGAGCGCTGGTCCCCCGTCCAAACGCCCGAGACtatcctcctctccgtcatTTCAATGCTCTCTAGTCCGAACGACGAGAGTGCTGCCAATGTCGAGGCCGCCCGTTTGTGGAGAGACGATCCCAAGGAGTTCAAGAAGCGCGTCCGCAAGTGCGTCCGCGAGAGCCTTGGGGAGGAATAA
- a CDS encoding uncharacterized protein (COG:G;~EggNog:ENOG410PHQ8;~InterPro:IPR020846,IPR011701,IPR036259;~PFAM:PF07690;~TransMembrane:12 (i53-77o83-105i117-138o150-171i183-201o213-235i284-304o324-341i348-368o374-395i407-428o440-461i);~go_function: GO:0022857 - transmembrane transporter activity [Evidence IEA];~go_process: GO:0055085 - transmembrane transport [Evidence IEA]), which produces MTETSDRSMEEKPSPVQHLESIHLEDGKNDESPVFGIDEAHQKKVMRRVDLRLLPILGIMYSISLIDRTNLGLAFVAGMEEDLGLNIGTRYTIMVMVFFVAYIVFEIPSNLILPKAGAANWLAFLGISFGAILIGMGFTYNWKTMTVCRALLGTMEAGFMPGCTYLITCWYKRFEVGKRLATFWLMSVVLNAFAAIFAYALTLLNGTHGLSGWRWIFIIEGAITVGVCAIGWFIIIDFPTKAEGFLSPEEKQFVIDRINHDRGDAEEDPLTAAKILHHLKDWKLYFWAFNLMASTLPGYAYSYFKTIILTGMGFTGKESQLLSAPPYILAAAATYVSGWLTDRYQIRGPVIAVHQVLTAAGMLVTAYAKSNAARYFGVFLGVGFLQFCIPGVLAYQANNITSHSKRAVASATCLIGGGVGGIIASVTFKSDESPYYTTGIWVTFGVTMVSVLMTAMMDVYFWKKNKKARETGGQIEGMDNWYYTL; this is translated from the exons ATGACAGAAACGTCCGACCGCAGCATGGAGGAAAAGCCCTCGCCTGTGCAGCACCTGGAGTCAATTCATCTGGAAGACGGGAAAAATGATGAGAGTCCTGTATTTGGCATTGATGAGGCGCATCAGAAGAAAGTAAT GCGACGAGTTGACTTGCGCCTTCTACCCATCCTAGGAATCATGTACTCGATATCCCTGATCGATCGTACCAACCTTGGCCTTGCCTTTGTGGCAGGCATGGAGGAAGACCTTGGGCTTAATATTGGCACACGGTATACTATTATGGTGATGGTATTCTTTGTGGCTTATAT TGTATTTGAAATTCCTAGT AATCTTATTCTCCCTAAAGCCGGTGCGGCGAATTGGCTTGCTTTTCTCGGCATAAGTTTTGGGGCGATACTGATCGGAATGGGATTCACGTATAACTGGAAAACAATGACAGTTTGTCGAGCTCTCCTTG GGACCATGGAGGCTGGGTTTATGCCAG GGTGCACCTACTTGATTACCTGCTGGTACAAACGTTTTGAAGTCGGCAAGAGACTGGCGACGTTCTGGTTGATGTCGGTGGTCTTGAACGCCTTCGCGGCCATTTTTGCTTATGCATTGACCCTGCTGAATGGGACTCATGGTCTcagtggatggagat GGATCTTCATTATCGAGGGCGCTATCACGGTCGGAGTGTGTGCTATTGGATggttcatcatcatcgattTTCCAACCAAAGCAGAGGGCTTCTTGTCGCCCGAAGAGAAGCAGTTTGTTATCGATCGTATCAACCATGACCGTGGAGACGCAGAAGAGGATCCACTCACTGCGGCAAAGATCTTGCACCATCTCAAGGACTGGAAGCTCTATTTCTGGGCGTTCAACCTCATGGCGTCAACGCTCCCTGGATATGCGTACAGCTATTTCAAGACAATTATCCTGACCGGAATGGGATTCACAGGGAAAGAGAGCCAACTGCTTAGTGCTCCCCCGTATATCCTTGCGGCGGCCGCCACCTACGTCTCTGGCTGGCTGACGGATCGATATCAGATCCGAGGCCCAGTGATTGCTGTACATCAAGTGCTTACGGCGGCTGGTATGTTGGTTACAGCATATGCCAAATCAAACGCGGCGCGATATTTTGGGGTTTTCTTGG GCGTGGGGTTCCTGCAGTTCTGCATCCCAGGGGTCCTTGCGTACCAGGCAAACAACATCACCTCACACTCGAAACGAGCTGTGGCATCCGCGACTTGCTTGATTGgcggaggggttggtgggaTCATTGCGAGTGTGACTTTTAAGTCGGATGAGAGTCCATACTACACGACGGGGATCTGGGTGACATTTGGAGTAACGATGGTCAGCGTCCTGATGACAGCAATGATGGACGTCTatttctggaagaagaacaaaaaggcGCGAGAGACAGGAGGGCAGATTGAAGGGATGGATAACTGGTACTACACGCTGTAG